Proteins encoded within one genomic window of Chlorobaculum sp. MV4-Y:
- a CDS encoding alpha/beta fold hydrolase yields MDSFLEIQRQRADNDSKFIDCNGFRVHYKLYGSGKPPFIVLLHGSFLSIRSWRDVAVPLAENATVLVFDRPAFGLTSRPVPSRSNEARYSPEAQSDLVVALMDKLGMDRAVLVGNSTGGTLALLTALRHPKRVQGLVLVGAMIYSGYANSEVPAVMKPFMKAMSPAFSRLMKFIITKLYDKNIRGFWHVKSRLSDETLAAFRSDLMVGDWSRGFWELFLETHRLHFDKRVASVSTPSLVVTGEYDLTVKTGESFRLAKELPRAELLVIPDCAHLPQEEKPCEFVDGVRAFVGRLA; encoded by the coding sequence ATGGACTCTTTTCTCGAAATACAGCGCCAGCGGGCCGACAACGACAGCAAGTTCATCGACTGCAACGGCTTTCGCGTGCACTACAAACTCTATGGCAGCGGCAAGCCTCCGTTTATCGTGCTACTGCATGGCAGCTTTCTGAGCATTCGTTCGTGGCGCGACGTGGCGGTTCCGCTCGCCGAGAACGCGACCGTGCTCGTGTTCGATCGCCCGGCCTTCGGGCTGACTTCGCGCCCGGTGCCGTCCCGATCCAACGAGGCGCGATACAGCCCCGAAGCGCAGAGCGACCTCGTCGTGGCGCTGATGGACAAGCTCGGCATGGATCGTGCGGTGCTGGTGGGTAACTCCACCGGCGGCACGCTGGCGCTGCTGACGGCGTTGCGCCATCCGAAGCGCGTGCAGGGCCTCGTGCTTGTCGGCGCGATGATCTACAGCGGCTACGCCAACAGCGAGGTCCCCGCCGTGATGAAGCCCTTCATGAAAGCGATGTCGCCGGCGTTTTCGCGGTTGATGAAGTTCATTATCACCAAGCTTTACGACAAAAACATCCGGGGATTCTGGCACGTCAAGTCGCGCCTGTCGGACGAGACGCTTGCCGCGTTCCGGAGCGATCTGATGGTGGGCGACTGGTCGCGCGGCTTCTGGGAGCTGTTCCTCGAAACGCACCGCCTCCATTTCGACAAGCGCGTGGCTTCGGTCTCGACCCCATCGCTTGTGGTGACGGGCGAGTACGATCTTACCGTCAAGACCGGGGAGAGTTTCCGGCTGGCTAAAGAGTTGCCGAGGGCGGAGCTGCTTGTGATTCCTGATTGCGCCCATCTGCCGCAGGAGGAGAAGCCGTGCGAGTTCGTCGACGGCGTGCGCGCTTTTGTCGGGAGGCTCGCCTGA
- the cobS gene encoding adenosylcobinamide-GDP ribazoletransferase, protein MVRGLVTALRTLTILPVPGREAERYSDSLYWFPLAGLLIGTLETLLARLGVLAGWYEMAAMLALGGGIIFTRGLHADGLADFADGFFGGRNREASLRIMKDPNVGSFGSLALIFVMLFKFVCLLELVRYQAFGTMMAGVLLARMGQVLLASSLPYARAEGGTATAFVEGAGWQHLVVAIASAFVLLLYPTGFGWQRALFLIASAVASTLALGLLSRRKIGGVTGDVLGACSELTEAFVWFAAVLSIRFPVFDMT, encoded by the coding sequence ATGGTGCGCGGCCTGGTGACCGCGCTCCGCACGCTGACCATTCTGCCTGTGCCTGGTCGGGAGGCCGAGCGATACAGCGACTCGCTCTACTGGTTTCCGCTCGCCGGTCTGTTGATCGGAACGCTCGAAACGCTGCTTGCTCGCTTGGGGGTGCTCGCCGGGTGGTACGAAATGGCTGCGATGCTTGCGCTTGGCGGCGGCATCATCTTCACGCGGGGATTGCACGCCGATGGCCTCGCCGACTTTGCCGACGGCTTTTTCGGCGGGCGCAACCGCGAGGCGTCGCTGCGCATCATGAAAGACCCCAACGTCGGCTCCTTCGGTTCGCTGGCGCTGATTTTCGTGATGCTCTTCAAATTTGTCTGCCTCCTCGAACTGGTTCGGTACCAGGCGTTCGGCACGATGATGGCTGGCGTGCTGCTTGCCCGCATGGGGCAGGTTCTGCTCGCTTCGTCGCTGCCCTATGCGCGGGCTGAAGGCGGCACGGCGACCGCCTTCGTTGAGGGCGCGGGATGGCAGCATCTTGTTGTTGCGATCGCCTCGGCATTTGTGCTCTTGCTCTATCCGACAGGCTTCGGTTGGCAACGGGCGCTTTTTCTGATTGCGAGCGCCGTCGCCTCGACGCTCGCGCTCGGCCTTCTGAGCCGCCGCAAGATCGGCGGCGTCACCGGCGACGTGCTCGGCGCGTGCAGCGAACTGACCGAGGCGTTCGTCTGGTTCGCCGCCGTGCTCTCGATTCGCTTTCCCGTTTTCGACATGACGTGA
- a CDS encoding OsmC family protein, translated as MSSDLIVTFGGGKKVNADFRGFTIKTDQSVMAGGEGSAPEPFTLFLASIGTCAGIFVLSFCQSRGIPTDGIRVVQSHEPRPDGHGIGKITITIELPPDFPEKYKGAVINAANLCTVKKHIMEPPAFEVKTETVGS; from the coding sequence ATGAGCAGCGATTTGATCGTGACGTTTGGCGGCGGCAAGAAGGTCAATGCCGATTTCAGGGGATTCACCATCAAGACCGACCAGTCGGTGATGGCTGGTGGCGAAGGTTCCGCGCCTGAACCGTTCACCCTTTTCCTCGCCTCGATTGGCACCTGCGCGGGTATTTTCGTTTTATCCTTCTGCCAGAGCCGCGGCATTCCGACCGATGGCATCAGGGTTGTCCAGAGCCACGAGCCGAGACCCGACGGACATGGTATCGGCAAGATCACCATCACCATCGAGCTGCCCCCCGATTTCCCTGAAAAGTACAAGGGTGCGGTGATCAACGCGGCCAATCTCTGCACGGTCAAAAAGCATATCATGGAACCTCCGGCCTTCGAGGTCAAGACCGAAACCGTCGGTTCCTGA
- a CDS encoding DUF134 domain-containing protein, whose amino-acid sequence MKNSRAGRPLQSRSVEEIPGVTCFLPEGVPPSRLQNVVLSVDEVEALRLADLEGMYHAAAADKMKVSRQTFGRIIKSARKKVADALVGGKTICIEGGKITGSCLTGESEEPAVCICLHCGYEQPHVPGVPCRTANCPHCGKMLIRKGRHSSVD is encoded by the coding sequence ATGAAAAACTCTCGCGCTGGCAGACCGCTTCAGAGCCGCTCTGTCGAAGAGATTCCCGGCGTCACCTGCTTTCTGCCCGAAGGCGTTCCTCCATCGCGGCTCCAGAACGTCGTGCTTTCGGTCGATGAGGTCGAGGCGTTGCGGCTTGCCGATCTCGAAGGGATGTACCATGCCGCCGCCGCTGACAAGATGAAGGTCTCGCGCCAGACCTTTGGCCGCATTATCAAGTCGGCTCGCAAGAAGGTGGCCGATGCGCTGGTCGGAGGCAAGACCATCTGCATCGAGGGGGGAAAGATCACCGGCAGCTGCTTGACCGGCGAGTCGGAGGAGCCTGCCGTCTGCATCTGCCTGCATTGCGGCTACGAACAGCCGCACGTGCCAGGCGTGCCCTGCCGGACGGCGAACTGCCCGCATTGCGGCAAGATGCTGATTCGCAAGGGGAGGCACAGCAGTGTCGATTGA
- a CDS encoding iron-containing alcohol dehydrogenase — protein sequence MDFSVLPTPRIHFGVGTLSKLPALAAAYGRNLLLVTGRQTLRRSVAALGLLDELSRVGLEIACLEVEREPSPELIDEAVSLGRDKPFDVVVAIGGGSAVDAGKAISAMLLQREQVERFIEGQPGFTPHDGRKVPFIAVPTTSGTGTEATSNAVISRVGPGGYKRSLRHPAFVPNEAVIDPALMTSAPQELTASSGMDAFTQLLEAYLSPFASAYTDAISCSGLERFSRSFELACGNGAGDVAVRADMAYAALMSGIALANAGLGIVHGFASSVGGLFDIPHGTLCATLLAEATRENIRRLRASEGGEPGLRKFATASSILNGATTGNITDDCDRLVELLEEWQKRFAFPRLGEFGVSESDFAEIIAATRSKSNAAPLDAESMRRILMARV from the coding sequence ATGGATTTTTCAGTTCTGCCGACGCCGCGTATCCATTTCGGTGTGGGCACGCTCTCGAAACTTCCGGCTCTCGCCGCCGCGTATGGGCGGAACCTGCTGCTTGTTACGGGCCGCCAGACGTTGCGGCGCTCAGTTGCGGCGTTGGGACTTCTCGATGAACTCAGCCGCGTCGGCTTGGAGATTGCCTGTCTCGAGGTCGAGCGCGAGCCGTCGCCGGAGCTGATCGACGAGGCGGTGTCGCTTGGTCGCGACAAGCCGTTCGACGTCGTTGTGGCCATCGGCGGTGGCAGCGCCGTGGATGCCGGAAAGGCGATCTCGGCGATGCTGCTTCAGCGCGAGCAGGTCGAGCGTTTCATCGAGGGACAGCCCGGTTTCACGCCCCACGACGGGCGCAAGGTTCCCTTTATCGCTGTGCCGACCACCTCCGGTACGGGCACCGAGGCGACGAGCAACGCCGTCATCAGCCGCGTTGGGCCGGGTGGCTACAAGCGCTCGCTGCGCCATCCGGCTTTCGTGCCGAATGAGGCCGTCATCGATCCCGCGCTCATGACTTCCGCGCCGCAGGAGCTGACCGCTTCGTCCGGCATGGACGCTTTTACCCAACTTCTCGAAGCCTACCTCTCGCCCTTCGCCAGCGCCTACACCGACGCCATTTCATGCAGCGGTCTGGAGCGCTTCAGCCGCTCGTTCGAGCTGGCCTGCGGCAATGGCGCAGGCGATGTAGCCGTCCGCGCCGACATGGCCTACGCGGCGCTGATGTCAGGCATTGCGCTCGCAAATGCGGGCCTCGGGATTGTGCACGGCTTCGCCTCGTCGGTCGGCGGCCTCTTCGACATTCCGCACGGCACCCTCTGCGCGACGCTGCTCGCCGAAGCGACGCGCGAGAACATCCGCCGGCTCCGCGCCTCGGAAGGCGGCGAACCGGGCTTGCGGAAGTTCGCCACAGCCAGCAGCATCCTGAACGGCGCCACGACCGGCAATATCACGGACGACTGTGACCGCCTTGTCGAGCTGCTCGAAGAGTGGCAAAAGCGTTTTGCTTTTCCGCGTCTCGGCGAGTTCGGCGTGAGCGAGAGCGATTTCGCGGAGATTATTGCTGCCACCCGAAGCAAGAGTAACGCTGCGCCGCTCGATGCAGAGTCGATGCGAAGAATTCTCATGGCAAGGGTGTGA
- a CDS encoding class I SAM-dependent methyltransferase: MSSNTGGHFFAYLNWLLNPFHGLKTTEVYDLIGATSLTEHALYLNLGYWRNANTIDEASQALALLVAQRGGMGSGDVVLDCGYGFGDQDILWARTLKPARIIGLNITKSQIVQARRRVADAGLERSIDLREGSATEMPIENESVDLVVSLESAFHYRTREDFFREAYRVLRPGGRLVTADIVPTKKSDNPFKRLEQWISWNMVAGKFNIPPENAYLIPTCSDKLSRAGFVNIDIKSIRDDVYAPLHAYLSKDRTFVNKLPLLAKIMAISAFHRSAESVYGGLDYIVSYAEKPGKAREI, translated from the coding sequence ATGTCAAGCAACACCGGCGGTCATTTTTTTGCCTATTTGAATTGGCTTCTCAACCCGTTCCACGGATTGAAGACAACGGAAGTCTATGATCTGATCGGCGCCACTTCCCTTACCGAGCATGCGTTGTATCTGAATCTCGGCTACTGGAGGAATGCGAATACCATCGATGAAGCCAGTCAAGCGCTTGCTCTTCTGGTGGCGCAACGAGGCGGCATGGGCTCGGGCGACGTGGTGCTCGATTGCGGGTACGGTTTCGGCGATCAGGATATTCTCTGGGCGAGGACGTTGAAGCCTGCAAGAATTATCGGGCTGAATATTACGAAGTCCCAGATCGTGCAAGCCCGAAGGCGCGTTGCTGACGCTGGGCTTGAGCGGTCGATCGATTTACGGGAAGGATCGGCAACAGAGATGCCCATCGAAAATGAATCCGTCGATCTGGTCGTTTCCCTCGAAAGCGCGTTTCACTACAGAACCCGTGAAGATTTTTTCAGGGAGGCGTATCGGGTGTTGCGACCCGGTGGCAGGCTGGTGACGGCCGATATCGTTCCAACAAAAAAATCCGACAATCCCTTCAAGCGGCTGGAGCAGTGGATTTCATGGAATATGGTGGCGGGAAAATTCAACATACCGCCGGAAAATGCCTATCTGATCCCGACCTGCAGCGATAAACTTTCCAGAGCCGGATTCGTCAATATCGACATCAAATCGATACGTGACGACGTCTATGCGCCCCTTCATGCGTATCTGTCAAAGGATCGGACATTTGTAAACAAGTTGCCTCTGTTGGCAAAAATCATGGCGATATCGGCATTCCATCGCTCCGCGGAGAGCGTTTACGGTGGGCTGGACTACATAGTGTCATATGCCGAAAAGCCGGGAAAAGCTCGGGAAATCTGA
- a CDS encoding 3'-5' exonuclease has protein sequence MYKFIADNVVVFDVEWVPDPASGRRIYRLPDTASDDEVLEVMWQEGGATPEDPRPYLKTVMCRIVSIAAVVRKRVRSDVKLDLISLPGLHDGEQPEGTIIRKFLEAVGNLEAQLVGFNSSNADLPILFQRALANRVTAPTFCHRPEKPWEGADYFSRSGDFNIDLKNELGGFGKAAPSLNELAASLGIPGKMGINGADVVELWRTGEFRSIVEYNQFDALSTYLVWLRSAYFSGRLTEDAFVREEQMLEALLLREIKGGAEHLGRYLDTWKAFRQ, from the coding sequence ATGTATAAATTCATCGCCGATAACGTCGTGGTTTTCGATGTCGAGTGGGTTCCAGACCCGGCTTCGGGCAGGCGCATTTACAGGCTTCCGGATACGGCTTCTGATGATGAGGTGCTCGAGGTCATGTGGCAGGAGGGCGGCGCAACGCCGGAGGATCCTCGTCCGTACCTGAAAACGGTGATGTGCAGGATCGTTTCCATTGCGGCGGTGGTTAGAAAAAGAGTGCGAAGTGACGTAAAACTCGACCTGATTTCGCTCCCCGGCCTGCATGACGGCGAGCAACCGGAAGGGACGATCATCCGGAAGTTTCTGGAAGCCGTCGGGAATCTGGAAGCGCAGCTTGTAGGGTTCAACTCGTCGAATGCTGATCTGCCAATCCTGTTCCAAAGAGCACTGGCAAACCGGGTAACGGCGCCAACCTTCTGCCATCGCCCGGAAAAACCGTGGGAGGGAGCCGATTACTTCAGCCGATCCGGCGATTTCAACATCGATCTCAAGAATGAACTCGGTGGCTTCGGCAAAGCGGCCCCATCGCTCAACGAATTGGCCGCGTCACTCGGAATTCCCGGCAAAATGGGCATCAATGGCGCGGACGTAGTTGAGCTTTGGCGCACCGGAGAGTTCAGGAGCATCGTCGAGTACAACCAGTTCGACGCCCTCTCCACCTATCTGGTGTGGCTGAGAAGCGCCTATTTTTCAGGGCGGTTGACGGAGGATGCGTTCGTGCGCGAGGAGCAAATGCTGGAAGCCCTTCTTCTCAGGGAGATCAAGGGCGGCGCGGAGCATCTTGGCCGATATCTCGATACCTGGAAAGCGTTTCGTCAGTAG
- a CDS encoding ISL3 family transposase, with translation MEDGLKTVQAPWAVRHCRFTLQFERFAIELLLHCANIKAAASMLRLNWHAVNHIMQRAVERGLSRRQADGIAYLGIDEKSFKAGQHYVTTLNDLDQGRVLEVVEHRTTEATKALLETLSQQQREQAKAVSVDLWQPFANAVNQLLPNADLVHDRFHISQSLNDAVDAVRRKESGELRKTGDKRLVGSKYVWLRNPEKLHTRQQLELNTLMNGEFKTGDRRGR, from the coding sequence ATGGAAGATGGGCTCAAAACCGTTCAGGCACCGTGGGCGGTAAGGCATTGCCGTTTCACGCTGCAGTTCGAACGCTTTGCGATCGAGCTGCTCTTGCACTGCGCGAACATCAAGGCGGCGGCCAGCATGTTGCGTCTGAACTGGCACGCCGTCAATCACATCATGCAGCGAGCCGTTGAGCGAGGCCTGAGTCGTCGGCAAGCTGATGGCATTGCGTATCTGGGAATCGATGAAAAAAGCTTCAAGGCTGGCCAGCATTATGTGACAACGCTGAACGATCTGGATCAAGGTCGAGTGCTTGAAGTTGTCGAACACCGCACGACCGAAGCAACCAAAGCGCTGCTTGAAACGCTGAGCCAACAGCAGCGGGAACAAGCCAAGGCGGTCTCGGTCGATCTGTGGCAACCCTTTGCCAACGCGGTGAACCAACTCTTGCCAAACGCCGATCTGGTGCATGATCGCTTTCATATCAGCCAGTCTCTCAATGACGCCGTCGATGCGGTGCGCCGCAAGGAGTCTGGCGAACTCCGCAAAACTGGAGACAAGCGGCTGGTCGGCTCGAAATACGTTTGGCTGCGCAATCCGGAGAAGCTGCACACCCGGCAACAGCTCGAGTTGAACACCCTGATGAACGGTGAGTTCAAAACCGGGGACAGGCGTGGGCGTTAA
- a CDS encoding SET domain-containing protein: MTLLLFFIATIIFAAGAGVGAVAVNALRKKKPRISRGAVFIGPSTVAGRGAFALTAIREGDIIERCPALEVTDKDIGGELLNYVFYGSAEDRRLIAMGYGMMFNHSSTPNVAYYREDGPTGAELIIYALRDIAEGEEMYYNYGDDWWKTRGEKCE, translated from the coding sequence ATGACACTTCTTCTCTTTTTTATAGCGACCATTATCTTCGCCGCCGGAGCGGGTGTAGGCGCGGTTGCCGTCAACGCTCTCCGCAAAAAAAAGCCGAGAATCAGCCGTGGTGCGGTTTTCATCGGCCCATCGACAGTCGCCGGACGTGGAGCCTTCGCGCTCACGGCAATCAGGGAGGGAGACATCATCGAACGCTGCCCGGCGCTCGAAGTAACCGACAAGGACATCGGCGGTGAACTGCTCAACTACGTTTTTTACGGCAGCGCCGAAGACCGCCGACTTATTGCGATGGGCTACGGCATGATGTTCAACCACTCCTCGACGCCCAACGTCGCCTACTACCGCGAAGACGGCCCGACCGGTGCGGAACTCATCATCTACGCCCTCCGTGACATCGCCGAAGGCGAGGAAATGTATTACAACTACGGCGACGACTGGTGGAAAACAAGAGGCGAAAAGTGCGAGTGA
- a CDS encoding IS5 family transposase yields MKNINPLGLFDEYLLLERLTKLKDPLVKLEAHIDWQLFAPILEVAFNKPANRKNMGRPPFDRLMMFKLLILQSLYNLSDDQMEDQITDRLSFRRFLGLKSSDKVPDSKTIWKFRETLIQEKLIEVLFFRFNQALDDHCIFAKNGQLVDATIVEVPRQRNSREQNAQIKAGQTPEAWKQKPNKLRQKDVDARWVKKNNTSFYGYKNHVKVDKGTKLIGSYMVTPACDHDSQALETLIEKADAGQPLYADSAYVGQDAIIEECEMSNEVHEKGTKGQPLTEEQKASNRKKSKSRARVEHVFGFMTNSMKAMYVRTIGYVRAVAKIGLSNLTYNLMRCVQLNKKVYNVFLRG; encoded by the coding sequence ATGAAAAATATCAACCCTCTCGGTCTTTTCGACGAATATTTGCTGCTCGAACGCCTCACCAAACTCAAGGATCCGCTCGTCAAGCTTGAAGCGCATATCGACTGGCAACTCTTCGCGCCCATTCTTGAAGTGGCTTTCAACAAGCCAGCCAACCGCAAGAACATGGGCCGCCCGCCGTTCGACCGGTTGATGATGTTCAAACTCCTCATTCTCCAGAGCCTGTACAATCTTTCGGACGATCAGATGGAGGACCAAATCACCGATCGGTTGAGCTTCAGACGCTTTCTGGGCCTGAAGTCCAGCGACAAGGTTCCGGACAGCAAAACGATCTGGAAATTCCGGGAAACGCTGATTCAGGAAAAACTTATCGAGGTGTTGTTTTTCCGGTTCAATCAAGCGCTCGATGACCACTGCATCTTTGCCAAAAACGGACAACTGGTCGATGCCACCATTGTCGAAGTGCCGCGCCAGCGCAACAGCCGCGAACAAAACGCCCAGATCAAGGCGGGCCAGACACCAGAAGCCTGGAAACAGAAGCCCAACAAGCTTCGTCAGAAAGATGTCGATGCCCGGTGGGTGAAGAAAAACAACACCAGCTTTTACGGCTACAAAAACCATGTCAAGGTCGATAAAGGCACCAAACTCATTGGCAGCTACATGGTGACGCCTGCCTGCGACCACGATTCCCAGGCGCTGGAAACGTTGATTGAAAAAGCAGATGCGGGCCAGCCGCTCTACGCGGACAGCGCCTATGTCGGTCAGGACGCCATCATTGAGGAGTGCGAAATGAGCAATGAAGTCCACGAAAAGGGAACGAAAGGCCAGCCGCTGACCGAAGAGCAGAAAGCCTCGAATCGCAAGAAATCAAAGAGCCGTGCGCGAGTCGAGCATGTGTTTGGATTCATGACCAACTCGATGAAAGCGATGTATGTCAGAACGATCGGGTATGTGCGAGCCGTTGCCAAGATCGGCCTGAGCAACCTGACCTACAATCTGATGCGTTGCGTGCAACTCAACAAAAAGGTTTACAACGTGTTTCTCCGGGGATAA
- a CDS encoding sodium-translocating pyrophosphatase, with translation MDQQFVLYAIPVSGVLALLYAFTRASWISRQPEGTETMAVIAGHIADGALAFLKREYKVLIIFVISVAILLAFANSNRPGTSPIIAVSFIVGAFCSALAGFFGMRVATKANVRTTNATRTGLADALNIAFSGGLVMGLSVVGLGVLGLSILFIIYSSMFTDVAEVINLISGFSLGASSIALFARVGGGIYTKAADVGADLAGKVYEGIPEDDPRNPATIADNVGDNVGDVAGMGADLFESYIGSIIGTMVLGAAFVPVFNTMGVSPVAGVMLPLVIAAVGIIISIAGSFFVRVNEGGNPQTGLNMGEFGASIIMAILSYFIIDRMLPATWVADGMTYTSLNVFWAVIIGLAAGVLIGIITEYYCSTDNKPVVGLARQSITGSATNIIAGLGLGMMSTGLPIIVLSIAIVASSYFAGLYGIAIAALGMLSVTGIQLAVDAYGPISDNAGGIAEMAGLPREVRERTDKLDAVGNTTAAIGKGFAIGSAALTALALFAAFRQQANIGALDVTQPVIMAGLLIGAMLPFIFSAMAMGAVGRAASDMIREVGRQFNEIPGLREGTAPAEFAHCVDISTKAAIREMILPGLLGVLVPVAVGFTSKEMLGGLLVGVTSSGVLMAIFQSNAGGAWDNAKKRIEGKIEFDGVVYGKGSETHKAAVVGDTVGDPLKDTSGPSLNILMKLIAVVALVIAPLL, from the coding sequence ATGGATCAACAATTTGTTTTATATGCCATTCCTGTAAGTGGTGTTCTTGCCTTGTTGTACGCCTTCACAAGGGCATCGTGGATTTCCCGCCAGCCTGAAGGCACCGAAACGATGGCCGTTATCGCGGGCCACATTGCAGATGGAGCACTGGCGTTCCTGAAGCGGGAATACAAAGTGCTCATTATCTTCGTCATCTCCGTCGCCATCCTCCTCGCTTTCGCCAACAGCAACCGTCCCGGAACCTCCCCAATCATCGCCGTCAGCTTCATCGTGGGTGCTTTCTGCTCCGCCCTTGCAGGCTTCTTCGGCATGAGGGTGGCCACCAAAGCCAACGTCCGTACCACCAATGCGACTCGCACGGGCCTGGCGGATGCGCTCAACATCGCTTTCTCCGGTGGTCTGGTGATGGGGCTCTCGGTAGTCGGTCTCGGTGTACTGGGCCTGTCCATCCTCTTCATCATCTATTCGAGCATGTTCACCGACGTAGCCGAAGTGATCAACCTGATTTCGGGCTTCTCGCTTGGCGCTTCGTCAATCGCATTGTTCGCCCGCGTTGGTGGCGGAATCTACACCAAAGCGGCGGATGTCGGTGCTGACCTCGCGGGCAAGGTGTACGAGGGTATCCCGGAGGACGACCCGCGCAACCCGGCCACCATCGCCGATAACGTGGGCGACAACGTGGGTGACGTAGCCGGCATGGGCGCTGACCTCTTCGAGAGCTACATCGGCTCGATCATCGGCACCATGGTACTCGGCGCGGCGTTCGTACCGGTATTCAACACCATGGGCGTCAGCCCTGTGGCCGGTGTCATGCTGCCACTGGTCATCGCAGCCGTCGGTATTATCATCTCGATCGCAGGGTCGTTCTTCGTCAGGGTCAATGAGGGTGGCAACCCCCAGACCGGCCTCAACATGGGCGAATTCGGCGCCTCGATCATCATGGCCATTCTGAGCTACTTCATCATCGACCGCATGCTTCCGGCAACTTGGGTGGCCGACGGAATGACCTATACCTCGCTGAACGTTTTCTGGGCGGTCATCATCGGTTTGGCGGCTGGCGTCCTGATCGGCATCATCACCGAGTACTACTGTTCAACCGACAACAAACCGGTCGTTGGCCTCGCCCGCCAGAGCATCACCGGCTCGGCCACCAACATCATTGCGGGGCTCGGCCTTGGCATGATGTCCACCGGTCTACCGATCATCGTGCTCTCGATAGCCATCGTCGCCTCTTCCTATTTCGCTGGACTCTACGGCATCGCCATCGCCGCACTCGGTATGCTCTCCGTGACCGGCATCCAGCTCGCCGTTGATGCCTACGGCCCGATCTCCGACAACGCGGGCGGCATCGCCGAGATGGCCGGGCTGCCCCGCGAAGTGCGTGAACGTACCGACAAGCTCGACGCCGTCGGCAACACCACCGCAGCCATCGGCAAAGGCTTCGCCATCGGCAGTGCCGCCCTGACCGCGCTTGCCCTTTTCGCCGCCTTCCGCCAGCAGGCCAATATCGGCGCTCTCGACGTCACCCAGCCGGTCATCATGGCTGGCCTGCTCATCGGCGCGATGCTGCCCTTCATCTTCAGCGCCATGGCAATGGGCGCCGTGGGACGCGCCGCCTCGGACATGATCCGCGAGGTTGGCCGCCAGTTCAACGAAATTCCCGGCCTGCGCGAAGGCACCGCCCCGGCAGAGTTCGCTCACTGCGTGGACATCTCGACCAAAGCCGCCATCCGTGAGATGATTCTTCCCGGCCTTCTCGGCGTGCTCGTGCCGGTGGCGGTCGGCTTCACCTCGAAGGAGATGCTCGGCGGCCTGCTGGTTGGCGTGACATCTTCTGGCGTACTGATGGCGATCTTCCAGTCCAACGCTGGTGGCGCGTGGGACAACGCCAAGAAGCGCATCGAAGGCAAGATCGAGTTCGACGGCGTGGTCTACGGCAAAGGCTCCGAGACCCACAAGGCGGCGGTCGTTGGCGACACGGTCGGCGACCCGCTGAAGGACACCAGCGGCCCGAGCCTCAACATCCTGATGAAGCTCATCGCCGTCGTCGCCCTCGTCATCGCTCCCCTGCTCTGA